The Mustela nigripes isolate SB6536 chromosome X, MUSNIG.SB6536, whole genome shotgun sequence genomic sequence TGGGCAGAAGAAGGAAGACACCACTCCCGGCTGAACTCATCCAGGATTTAGTCTCAGAAACAGGCAGTTGGGATAAGGATGAGGAATGCTGAAGTCCTGCCTACCTTGTGAAGTAGGACCTCTGGCTGGACTCTTGGGGAGAGGGAGCACTGTGTTTTGGGGTGTTGCAGTGTGGAATGAAGTACCCACCTCATTGAGCTTGGAAAGTGTGGAAAGAACTGTCTTGGTTCAAATATCTCttattactgaatttctgtagattttcttgAACAgatgtttctttgtgtgtgtttgtctttaGGATCATTTCCAAAAGCCTTTAatggttattgttgtttttaagattttatttatttatttgtttatctacttatcagaagaagagagatagtgcacacaaggaggcagagagagaagcaggctccccactgagcaaggagcctgatgcgggactcaatcccaggatcctgggatcatgacctgagctgaaggcagtggtttaactgactgagccacccaggtgtccctggttgttggttttttaaatataattgtcATCACTTTCACTGCGTATCATGTCAGTAGTGGGGCTCCTCAGGAAGTCATGAAAGAAGTcagttttccattatttcttcatagtttcttctccattctctttGTCCTCCTCTTCTGGAACTCTGCTTACATATACAGTAGACTTTTTTTCCCAACCATGCTCCATTAGTCTCTCATAGCCTTTTCAGTGCTGTCTATCTTGTTGcctctctgtttctcagtttAGAGGTTAGCACCAATTCAGAGTCTTTAGCTAATAGCTCCCAGAAGgccttgatatttctttttccctaatGCACAGTCACCCTAAAAAATATCTGCAGGTCCCATTGGGAAAGGTTGAATGGAAGATTTATAGTATACACCCGTGGCTGTAGGGTCCTGCCTTCCCCTCAGTTGGGTAAGAAGTTGAGAAACCCCACCACAGCAAATCAAATTAGACTCTCCAGCAGATCTAGAATTTTTCTGCCTGAAATACATTGAGCATCATCCTATAGCATGCccaattatttcactttttggaATTCTCTGATTAGCCATCACCAAAGATCCCTGTGGCTCAAACATCctctaattattttattcctgtgatttatTGTATTAGTGGCTTTCACCTTGTCTTATATGATTAAGCACTGTCACCTGACCTCCACCACTCTGGGATCCCTTTATTCACTTTAAGATCAAGTAGTCGGTTCCACTGCCGCATTCTCCACCATTgtctccagcctccagagcacagacacacagaaacattCAAAGATGCTTGGTGACCCTCTCACTACtgcatttcttatattttagagCATGCCTACACAAATGTCCCTATCTGATATATCAGGGTTCCACTCCTTCCCTACTTGAATCCTTATCTTATTGTAAAAGCCATAGCAGGTAGAACACTTAATAGGCAATGGCATGACTCTGTGACACTATGAGTACCCTGACTTGGTCCTCAGCTTTATATATCATGCAGGTTTTCTAGTGTTCAACATgtattttctgttgtattttcacAGCTTtcaatttcctcttttccctATGCACACTTTTTAGAACCATCAGATACCTCCACAACCTTTTGGATACTTATTTTCAAGACAGTATTTAAAAGTCACATCTGATTTCCCAGAACTTTGGATTCCTATACTTCATTCCATGTCACCAGGGATGTTAATTTGACTGTGATACTGATACATGCCATGTACCAGTGAATCTCTCCTAACACTTGTTTTCCACTCTCCTTACCCCCATTGTAAGGAGGTTATTTTTCCCTTGTCACATGATCAACCCAATTCCAGTAGTAACTTTTGGTACTTACTATTATATCTGACAAGTGCATGGCAGAAAACAGGGGGCACATTCACATTAGAAAATTtgagaggttttttaaaatttttaaagattttatttatttgacagagatcacaagcaggtagagaagcaggcagtggggtggggcaggctccccaccgagcagagagcccgatgcagggctcgatcccaagactctgggatcatggcctgagctgaagacagaggctttaacccactgagccaccgaggtgccccaggtttgttttttttttttttttaggacaatATACAATGGTGTAGGAAGAGTATTTGAGAGCTGCAAGGAACAATGCAGTACTCCAAGGCTAGTAAATGTAGGATTACCAGGCCTACACCTGAGAGACAAAGGGATAGTAGATTTACTAAAAGCTGGAAACACATAACTTATGTTAAGAGGGCCATCTTACAGAAACCTTTGGAGAAGAGCTCAGCATCTGGTGACAGTGCAGAAAACAAACTGGGTGGAAATTTTCCTGACCACATTATTCACTGCTGGTTCCCAAAGGACAAGGGAGTCCTTTGATATAGTTCATACATGTCAGACTTCCCAGGAtacagaaagggaggaaaatgaaTCCAGATGAGATGGAGACAAATCCAGCAACTGGGTGAGGGTCATATTAGTATCATATTAGTAGTAGTCACTGGGAATTATGTCTGCAGTGAAAAAAGGTACACCATcagctttatttacattttaaggagGAAACTAAAAGGCATATTTTTATTAGAGGGTTAATCCAAATAAGACTGGAATTTTTTTGACCTATTCTACTGAAATAAGAAATGACCCTGTGTAATACTGTCCTATGGTAAAAGCATTAAAGATACTAAGAGTATTGTTTTGTAACCACAAATCTGAGGAGTTATGGATGTTTTGTACCAGCTTGTTGTTTATGGGTAAGAACAAGGTTCATTCTTTGCACCTGGTCTTGGTGAACCTTCCCACCAAGAGCTCTGCTGTTGAAGCTGGCTACATAGCAAGGATATGCCTACATAACCAGCAGTGTAAGAGAATCCTGGGCAGAGATTCCATTTGTGCTCTCTGGTTCTGAGGTATTCTGTGTACACATCAGTGTTTCCTGGCCCAAAAGAAGAAGTACATATTGCCAGGATTACTATAGAGAGGGCGAACAATTGGAGCTGGCCACTCCAGACCCCTCGTTATGAAATGGCTTGAGTTGTGACACATATCCTTAATGCTGTTGCTATACTGcatctttttttcctcactgaaCTATGGATTTGCAAGCATTGACATTTGAAGTCCCATGAGCCTTCTTTAGCAATGGAACTGTTTAACTGCTATAGATATCATAGCATCTAAAGAAGGAACTACACAATACTATGCAATGCCTTCCATTTGCCTTTTGTTGATAAATATGATTTGCTCTGAAGACTCTTTCAGGTTCTCTTCAGTAGATATATTAATCCTTGCCTTTATGTATTCTTATTCCCTTTGTTTTATACTTTAGAAAGACCTTCATCTCCCATCCCTCTCCAGAAATAGATgttgcaattattttcttctgcttacctATTGATGGTTCACACTTAATATGACTGAGTTCATAATGAATATATAAGTCAGTGGACATTGGCCTTCAGGATGAATCACCATCACATGGGAAGCAGTAGATCTGAAGTAGGGGTCAGGAATTCACATTTTCAACAGAATCCCCCAGTGATTCTGACATGTGGCAGACTAGCACACTTTAAAAACATGCAAGCATTAATAAAATGAGATAGGGTTAAATTTGTAGTAATATACTTCTACATGGTGTTCCATTTGGAATTGCAAGTAAACCCTGCTAGAgaagtatacatttatttatctagaCAAGAAATTACCTGGGATGGGaacaactatttttatttataaatttatcaaaacCTGTGACttgtcagacactgtgctaggcatTAGAGGTATTAGGATAGAAAGGAAACATTGTGCTCTGAGAAGCAGAGTCCACTGCAGtgtttctcagttttttaaataagtgtCAGTCCACaatcataaatacatttttcatcaCAAATCAGGATGTACGAACATACATATGCATAACTGAAACACAAATTCCACATAACAATTCTCACCTTACCTTTCTGTGATGTGATATAACCTGATTATTTACTGTTTGGCTCTAATCAGTTTTGTTCTACCCTACTGCCTTAATAAATTGCAGGTCTTTACTCACTAAAATTGTTTTAGGGTCTATTAATGCATGGAATGTGGAACCAAAGTTTAATACTATGTGTAAACTGTGTAAACTGTTTACACAGTTAACACAGTTTAATAGAGATAATATGATGTATATCTTATGTAGTACATGTATCTATTATTCTGGGTACATATTTCATGTGAAGGTGGAAGTGAGGAGGTTAGGAAAGGTCTCCTTTAAAAAagtgcttttcaaactttaataCATACAGAAATCAGCTACAGATCTTGTTAaatgaagattctgattcagtaagtcttgGATGAGGACTTGAGATTCTGCATGTCTAACTCTCCCTCAGGTGATGTCGATACATCCATTGGCCACTATTTGAGTAGTCATGCTCTAAAAACCTTAAGTGTGGGAAGGTGTGTTCATCTTGTAAGGCTGCACCTGGCAAGAGTTTCCAAAGAGACAATTTCCTCTAAGGAAAGAGGAATCAAGTAGACAAGTCACTGACAGATGGGAAAACCAGTGTGTGCCACTAAGATTTTATTCCAGCCTCCCACATCTGAATTCTGTAGAGAGATAGTTATATGCAAAAACATACTTACAAAGcaacaaacacagaaaagatTGTTTTGCTTAAAAAGTCTGAAATCCATTAAGGGCCAAAGTATCACTGAGTTGTTAACCCACTTGGGTAAACATAACTCTAGAGAGGAAAAGGGCTTTATCCTCACCTCTATAGGTGAAATGGTGTGAGACAGGTTTGGGGCTTGCTGGGGACTCCAGGGAAATTGACTGGGATTTGTCACCTTGCAGACACCAGCCCATCAGCAGCAGTGGGAGCCTTAAGAGTGTGCAGAACTCATGGGAAGAGGCACAGTATCCAGCAGACATGGCAGTACCCAGGGGAGGCTGGCACCCACCTTTTGGCCTTATTTCTGAGCATAGGTAAGCTGTACCTTATCCCTCTTCCAAGTGTCTGATGGGGGGATCTTGGTCCCTGACAGTGTAGGAGAAAAGGTAGAAACTAGACAAGCACAGTTCACATACTCTGCACCTCATCTATTCTACTCGGCAATCCTATGAGGcaagtattattcccatttcacaaatgacAAAACTGTTTTTTACAGCAATGGGTCTGTAGTAACTGCCAGGTTGATTCCCCTAAATATGAGTCCTAGAGATAATGTGAGCTTTACACATCGTTTTAAGTTCTGATAAGAAATTTAAGTGTCTCCATTGCCTTCATAAACTCACTGAACagatctttgtatttcttttgtgtattatttttctttttatattttagtatttctttatgAGAAAAGTAGTCTGTgttctttagggaaaaaatatgagtagaaacaaaacaaagaaaataagttaCCAACAGTCTTATAATTCAGAGAACCACTGTTAACCTTTTGGTGAACGaaagtttctgtttttcctgtgcATAGATGTACTATATAAACTTATGTTTTCTATAAAGGTGGACTGATTCTGTAGATGATATtataagctattttatttttcaagaattaaAACGACTTTGCAAAGCACATGGGTGGAAACCCCTACTGACAGAGTGTTCTAGTTGGCTCAAAAGGCTGCTGATAATGAGAGTGACAGCTAAAGCAAATTATTAGCATAAGGTTAAGGCACAGGACCTGGCAAATGCTTGCCAGGGGCACTACACAAAAGGAATGTCTTCATTGCCCCTCTGTGGGGCTCTGCATTCACCCCTGAGTTCCCTTGGCCCCCAGGGTGGAAAGGGTCCTGTAAACCTTTTTTTGACCTCATAACCACCCACCCCCTGCAATTTCTGTCTGGTTTCCTTCACCTAATCCTCCACCCTGCCAATCTCATCAAATTATCTTACCATCTCCTCATTGTTCAAATGCATATTGTGTATGGTCTCCTCATATTCCCTGAGACACTGAGCCAACCCCTTGCTGGTTTTTCTTTTGGCCTGCCTGGGTACATCATTCCCAGCTGGTGCTTTCGCACAGCCTTTGGTTCCCTGGATGACTTTACGTCTTCTTTGGGCTTTCCCTGGCTCTCTGACTTTCCCTCTTTTCATtggctctgatttttttccctcactctctgattttatttcttttggttctcCCTtgatccctgcttctccttcttttggCTGTCCCTTGCTCTCTGGCTTCCCCTCACTCAtgggttttccttcttcttttggtttttccaggTTCTCTGGCTTTCcctcttttggcttttccacacTCCCTGGCCTTTCCTTGTCCTTCagtatttcctcattttctgtctttcccttgttttctaacttttcctTGTCTTCCAGAGTACAAGCTAATTCTGGCCTTCCCACATCCTCTGGCTGTTCTTTGTATTCCATCTTCCCTTGTTTCTCAGGCATTCCTTCATCTCCATTGCAGAGTTTTTCCATGTTGAGATTCCCCTCCTTTTCCTGTCCTGGGAGACCTAGGAAGAGCAGACAAGGGAAACTGAGGGCTTGGGGATGGAATGCATGTCTGGGAAGTATTTACATACCTCCCCTTTTCTGAGTTCCCTTAAGTTGGCCTGGTCCTCCAAGTGTGTCTTCAGCCACATTCCTCTCACAGAGGTGAGCCAACCATTCCTCTGTCAGGCCCtgccattttctctttgtttgctcAGCGTGGTAAAGCCTAAAGCTGCTGGGAGATGGATAGTGGGGCTCCAGATTCTGCCCATGCTGTACAGTCCATACTCCCCACCACTCTAAGTCCCTGTCCAGACACCCCTTCCTTCACTGACCTGCAGAAATTCAGAACAGgtatctcttccttttctagccTTATAGAGGGCTgacaaacaaacacacagaactgCAGATAGGAGAGGTGGGCTGGGCTTTCAGTGGATATATAAAGACTCTGGTCCCTTTTCTGAATCCCAGCCCTCCAAAGTGTTGTCTGTATACTATTTACCCCACTATTCCTCCCAACCATTTCCTCAGCAGGCCCTACCACCTTCTATACCATCCTTCAGCGTGGCTGGGTGTGTGCAATATATGTGGTGGCGGGATGGGCAATGGGGGCCTCAAATTCTGGCCAAGCTATGCCCTCTAACACCCCCCACCACTCTCCAGTTCCCCTCTCCACCTTCACTGTCCTGTGGGGATTCTGGACAGGTTCTTCCTTCTAGACTGGGGACAGACACCAGACGTGCAGACAGTGACAAGGACAGGGCCTGTGCACTCAGCCTACTAAGGTTTCTTTCCTGAATCTGGACCCTCCTCATACAACAtttcccttccctacctcccCGGAATCCTAGCGGCATTAATTTTCAGGCCTCAGACTCCAGACCAGGATGCTTTCCAAATGNNNNNNNNNNNNNNNNNNNNNNNNNNNNNNNNNNNNNNNNNNNNNNNNNNNNNNNNNNNNNNNNNNNNNNNNNNNNNNNNNNNNNNNNNNNNNNNNNNNNNNNNNNNNNNNNNNNNNNNNNNNNNNNNNNNNNNNNNNNNNNNNNNNNNNNNNNNNNNNNNNNNNNNNNNNNNNNNNNNNNNNNNNNNNNNNNNNNNNNNNNNNNNNNNNNNNNNNNNNNNNNNNNNNNNNNNNNNNNNNNNNNNNNNNNNNNNNNNNNNNNNNNNNNNNNNNNNNNNNNNNNNNNNNNNNNNNNNNNNNNNNNNNNNNNNNNNNNNNNNNNNNNNNNNNNNNNNNNNNNNNNNNNNNNNNNNNNNNNNNNNNNNNNNNNNNNNNNNNNNNNNNNNNNNNNNNNNNNNNNNNNNNNNNNNNNNNNNNNNNNNNNNNNNNNNNNNNNNNNNNNNNNNNNNNNNNNNNNNNNNNNNNNNNNNNNNNNNNNNNNNNNNNNNNNNNNNNNNNNNNNNNNNNNNNNNNNNNNNNNNNNNNNNNNNNNNNNNNNNNNNNNNNNNNNNNNNNNNNNNNNNNNNNNNNNNNNNNNNNNNNNNNNNNNNNNNNNNNNNNNNNNNNNNNNNNNNNNNNNNNNNNNNNNNNNNNNNNNNNNNNNNNNNNNNNNNNNNNNNNNNNNNNNNNNNNNNNNNNNNNNNNNNNNNNNNNNNNNNNNNNNNNNNNNNNNNNNNNNNNNNNNNNNNNNNNNNNNNNNNNNNNNNNNNNNNNNNNNNNNNNNNNNNNNNNNNNNNNNNNNNNNNNNNNNNNNNNNNNNNNNNNNNNNNNNNNNNNNNNNNNNNNNNNNNNNNNNNNNNNNNNNNNNNNNNNNNNNNNNNNNNNNNNNNNNNNNNNNNNNNNNNNNNNNNNNNNNNNNNNNNNNNNNNNNNNNNNNNNNNNNNNNNNNNNNNNNNNNNNNNNNNNNNNNNNNNNNNNNNNNNNNNNNNNNNNNNNNNNNNNNNNNNNNNNNNNNNNNNNNNNNNNNNNNNNNNNNNNNNNNNNNNNNNNNNNNNNNNNNNNNNNNNNNNNNNNNNNNNNNNNNNNNNNNNNNNNNNNNNNNNNNNNNNNNNNNNNNNNNNNNNNNNNNNNNNNNNNNNNNNNNNNNNNNNNNNNNNNNNNNNNNNNNNNNNNNNNNNNNNNNNNNNNNNNNNNNNNNNNNNNNNNNNNNNNNNNNNNNNNNNNNNNNNNNNNNNNNNNNNNNNNNNNNNNNNNNNNNNNNNNNNNNNNNNNNNNNNNNNNNNNNNNNNNNNNNNNNNNNNNNNNNNNNNNNNNNNNNNNNNNNNNNNNNNNNNNNNNNNNNNNNNNNNNNNNNNNNNNNNNNNNNNNNNNNNNNNNNNNNNNNNNNNNNNNNNNNNNNNNNNNNNNNNNNNNNNNNNNNNNNNNNNNNNNNNNNNNNNNNNNNNNNNNNNNNNNNNNNNNNNNNNNNNNNNNNNNNNNNNNNNNNNNNNNNNNNNNNNNNNNNNNNNNNNNNNNNNNNNNNNNNNNNNNNNNNNNNNNNNNNNNNNNNNNNNNNNNNNNNNNNNNNNNNNNNNNNNNNNNNNNNNNNNNNNNNNNNNNNNNNNNNNNNNNNNNNNNNNNNNNNNNNNNNNNNNNNNNNNNNNNNNNNNNNNNNNNNNNNNNNNNNNNNNNNNNNNNNNNNNNNNNNNNNNNNNNNNNNNNNNNNNNNNNNNNNNNNNNNNNNNNNNNNNNNNNNNNNNNNNNNNNNNNNNNNNNNNNNNNNNNNNNNNNNNNNNNNNNNNNNNNNNNNNNNNNNNNNNNNNNNNNNNNNNNNNNNNNNNNNNNNNNNNNNNNNNNNNNNNNNNNNNNNNNNNNNNNNNNNNNNNNNNNNNNNNNNNNNNNNNNNNNNNNNNNNNNNNNNNNNNNNNNNNNNNNNNNNNNNNNNNNNNNNNNNNNNNNNNNNNNNNNNNNNNNNNNNNNNNNNNNNNNNNNNNNNNNNNNNNNNNNNNNNNNNNNNNNNNNNNNNNNNNNNNNNNNNNNNNNNNNNNNNNN encodes the following:
- the TCEAL2 gene encoding transcription elongation factor A protein-like 2; this encodes MPLGFRGGLPGQEKEGNLNMEKLCNGDEGMPEKQGKMEYKEQPEDVGRPELACTLEDKEKLENKGKTENEEILKDKERPGSVEKPKEGKPENLEKPKEEGKPMSEGKPESKGQPKEGEAGIKGEPKEIKSESEGKKSEPMKRGKVREPGKAQRRRKVIQGTKGCAKAPAGNDVPRQAKRKTSKGLAQCLREYEETIHNMHLNNEEMVR